ATATTAACTACCTACCACAAGCATACATTATGAACTAGGGGAATTTTGCAGAATAAAAAGGGGCAAAAAGAGACAAAGACAAACACAAAATGGAGAAATTCTGATAACAGCTGAAGAGATCcaatattataattaattagagcTTTAATAAGAGACTTAAGTAGCCACCCAAAAAGGCTCCCAGTTTAATAACCCTTTCTTCTCATGCTCACCACCTTCTTTGCACCTGCTTGGCCTTCCAAACTTGTCCATTCCTTCTTCACCCCCAACCTTCAAACTATTGCCATCCATCTCCTCAGCCTCAATCAAACACATACATTTTTCTCCTTCGTCATCATCACCTTCTAATTGTTCTAcaaaatcttcttctttattctCTCCCACTACTTCTTGGTCTTGCtgttctgcttcttcttcttcttcttcctcactcCTGTCATTTTCACATCCTTCATTGTCATCTTGAGTGGCAAGTTCTTCGGAGTCAAAATTAGGAGCAAAGTGTTTTGAAAAGCATAATCGAAGGCGGCCATTGCTCCTTTCAGCTTGGAAACATGATTGAGTAGTTGGGGCCTTGACAGCCTTCATTATGAGCCTCCCATCTTCCCTGTGGGGTCTAACCTGGATAGAATCCGAGCCGCTTATCGTTGTCAAGGGAGGTGGAAAGCTATGAACAACATTACCCTTCTTTCCACCCGAAAATTGCCTCTGTTTTTGTTGCTCCCTTGGCATCACATTCTTGCCTTTTGCTTCTGCCTCAGAATCTGATGAGAAAATGTTGTCTTCTGTGATGATGGTGCCAGTCTCACTGCCCAGGTCCTCAGTGCACAATTCCAAGCTCTTCTCAGTCAGCTTAGTAGCTGATGGGGTCTTATAAACCTGTGGAGGGATGTACATATTTTCTTTGTCCTCCTTATGAGGGCCTTTCTGTGAGAGATTGGAGACAGCTTGGAGGAAGCTCCAGCCACCCAAGTCAGAGGTTTTGGAGGTGGCCTTGTTGTTGTCATGGACATCAACAGGCTTATTGATGCAGGGCTCCTCATAATGGCATTTCTCTTCCCTTGGCTCTTCTATATAGTTAGCCTCTGGAAACCAAGATTTAACTCCAGGATTTGGGGAGAAGTGATGAGCTACTGGTGCAGAAAACTTTAGCCTTAGTGTCCTTGGCTCCACAAGATGAGAGTCTAGGCATGACTGCAAACCTTGACACACAATTGTCGCCATGTAAAATTAGAAATGGGGAGTTaaaatttttggtagaaaaAAGGAATGAAAGGAGAGAGGGGAAGACAAAGAATGGAGATGGGTTTCTTGGGGTTGAATGAAAAAGGGTCTTGCTGTTTTTGTGATGTTTGAGAAACAGGGGAAAAGCAGAGGACTCTGTTTTGCTGGTTAGAATGGAGAGGTTCTTGTGTTGTTGAATtgtttggagagagagagagagaagaagaagagaggaggaAGGGGAAGGGGATTGAGCATGAGTGATAGGAGGGGTGTGGGGTGGGTATTTGTAGTCCTCCAAAGTGGAAGGCATATAGCTTTGAGGGGAGAGAGGTAGGCAGGGGGGCCTTTTTTACACCACTTGAATTATACAATTCTTAGTATGGTACAAACTACAActagaaatgaaaaataatttttatttttattttttaagtgaaAAAAAGGCCctattg
The window above is part of the Prunus dulcis chromosome 1, ALMONDv2, whole genome shotgun sequence genome. Proteins encoded here:
- the LOC117616582 gene encoding protein FANTASTIC FOUR 3-like, which translates into the protein MATIVCQGLQSCLDSHLVEPRTLRLKFSAPVAHHFSPNPGVKSWFPEANYIEEPREEKCHYEEPCINKPVDVHDNNKATSKTSDLGGWSFLQAVSNLSQKGPHKEDKENMYIPPQVYKTPSATKLTEKSLELCTEDLGSETGTIITEDNIFSSDSEAEAKGKNVMPREQQKQRQFSGGKKGNVVHSFPPPLTTISGSDSIQVRPHREDGRLIMKAVKAPTTQSCFQAERSNGRLRLCFSKHFAPNFDSEELATQDDNEGCENDRSEEEEEEEAEQQDQEVVGENKEEDFVEQLEGDDDEGEKCMCLIEAEEMDGNSLKVGGEEGMDKFGRPSRCKEGGEHEKKGLLNWEPFWVAT